The following proteins come from a genomic window of Flavobacteriales bacterium:
- a CDS encoding pseudouridine synthase, with protein sequence MLNHRHFIIHKPYGFLSQFIYEGKRKKKKGLLGSLHDFPDGTMSIGRLDEDSEGLLLLTTDGKTSHAVRSKKVEKEYYVQVDGKITPEAIEQLKKGVEIGIRGTKYMTLPCKAKMLSPSPIFPERSRKIRDERHGPTTWASITITEGKFRQVRKMTAAVGFPTLRLIRVRIGNIHLNNLISGGVIEVEELIF encoded by the coding sequence ATGCTCAATCACCGTCACTTTATCATACATAAACCCTATGGATTTTTATCTCAATTCATCTATGAAGGTAAAAGAAAAAAGAAAAAAGGGCTGCTTGGCTCTCTCCATGATTTTCCTGATGGTACCATGTCAATTGGTCGTTTAGATGAAGATTCGGAAGGATTATTACTACTAACTACTGATGGTAAAACAAGCCATGCTGTAAGAAGTAAAAAAGTAGAAAAAGAATACTATGTTCAAGTTGACGGTAAGATCACCCCCGAAGCGATAGAACAACTAAAAAAGGGCGTTGAAATTGGTATAAGAGGAACAAAATATATGACTTTACCATGTAAAGCAAAAATGCTATCTCCTTCCCCCATTTTCCCTGAAAGATCAAGAAAAATACGTGATGAAAGGCATGGCCCAACTACTTGGGCTTCCATCACAATAACTGAAGGAAAATTTAGACAAGTAAGAAAAATGACCGCTGCTGTTGGCTTCCCTACTCTTCGATTGATTAGGGTTAGAATAGGTAACATTCACCTAAACAACCTCATAAGTGGTGGAGTTATAGAAGTTGAAGAATTAATCTTTTAA
- a CDS encoding acyl-CoA thioesterase, translating to MRFHTRQWVKPEDLNPNETLFGGRLLAWIDEEAALYAIIQLENTRVVTKHMSEINFMSSAKQGDIIELGLDVVKFGKTSLTLRCEARNKMTRETILTIASITMVNLDENGKPKPHGKKAIEYVKDRLKDSQT from the coding sequence ATGAGATTTCATACACGACAATGGGTAAAACCTGAAGACTTAAACCCCAATGAAACATTATTTGGAGGGAGGTTATTAGCATGGATAGATGAAGAAGCAGCTCTCTATGCTATAATACAACTCGAAAATACTCGAGTAGTCACCAAACACATGAGCGAGATTAACTTTATGTCTTCCGCTAAGCAAGGAGATATCATAGAGTTAGGATTAGATGTTGTTAAATTTGGAAAAACATCATTGACACTTCGTTGTGAAGCAAGAAACAAAATGACAAGAGAAACAATTTTGACAATTGCTTCTATAACAATGGTTAACCTGGATGAAAATGGAAAACCCAAACCTCATGGTAAAAAAGCAATAGAATATGTAAAAGATAGGCTAAAAGATAGCCAAACTTAA